Part of the Archocentrus centrarchus isolate MPI-CPG fArcCen1 chromosome 4, fArcCen1, whole genome shotgun sequence genome is shown below.
AAAGTGTGCAGATAGCCCTCGTCTGAGAATCGGGTCTCAGAGTTTGTAAGAATTTGGTGAAACATCCATCAGAGTGTACAGACTTTTCATATAACATTCAAAAACAGCAGAATGGGTGCAAAACATAAGGACAGGTCCCTCTGATGGACATCAGGTATTTACATTCATTAGTGAAACTTGGCTGGTGTGCCCGACCTCTTTCTATTGAACTGTGTGCACACATGACACCACTGTTTGCCTCTTTAACAGATTCGAGGAACACTTTTTTTGTCGTACcttttgtttcttctcttttaACAGTTAGTAGTTTACGTCATCGGTGACCTGCTCATTATCCTCAGCATGAAATCTGTCAttttgtgacaaaaacaaaaacaagaaaatccaAAGATTTTATCCAAGTTACATCATTCTTTCTAGAAAGGCTACCTTGGAAAAAGTGTGGCACTCTGTGACAAAtgattttcattaaaaacagctgatgtttCCAAGGTAACTAGGAATGGGTTTCTAAAGGAGATGGCTTTCTGAGAGGCGGGAAGTAAAATGATTACCACAGTCATAAACTGTGGAACTTAATGATTTCCAAGGAAGTGTTCGGGTTTAAGTGCAAAATGTCAATCAAGCAAACAGTTTAAGAGACAATCTCTTCTTATCATGAAATCTCATGACATAATGTCCGTGTGGCAGGCTTCTTAAAggtctcctttttcttttaagtcACTGTATAACTATAGCTTCTCTTTGATGCTAGTGGAGGTTACTCCTGTGTGCTCAAAAAGCCTGGTGATAACACGAATGAATACAATTTAAGTAAACCAAACTCAATAGTTCTTAATCTGTGGTTTGAATGGCATTTATAGTAGGTTTTCTTAAAGAGGCTCACGCACAATTTTGACATTACTATAAAATAATGTGAACACCTCTTAATAAAGCCAAACATTATTTGTTATTGCCTTCAAAGATTACATCTTGTAGACTTCATAATACTCTGTACCATCCTGGGAACTGATGAACATTCATATTTCATAAGTCATAGCTATCTGGCTATTCCAGAAAGCCAGACAGCACTCCTTGTAAATATTGTGTTGGCTTTTACTGGGCCCATTAAGGAGGGTTGAAATCTATTATGTttgaataaataattattattccattttcttttacacTGTGGGGGTTGTAATTTAATACTCTGATAAATTCCTGATATTATATGCAGCCAGTCAGCTTTaaggctattttattttttgtgtaattATTTCACACATGCTATAGAGCATGTAGAGTTCTGGACAGAGGCCTGGCATAATTACAATACATCAATTAAGTACTAGCTAAATGAGTCAGTTTATCCCACAGCAACTTGTAAAAGTCTGCATTCATTGTATAAGTGCCTGAATTaaaccacagaggtgagtgctgaAATGAATATTAACGCTACATAATGTGGGCATATGTTcagaataaatgtttttgatgCACAGCCAAAAGCTCAGTTTGTGAAggattcattaaaaataaataaaaacaactcaTTTCAGTGTAATAACACTTAGATGTCGCATGTGAAATTTATTTCTCGCAGCCAGCAATAAGGGACAAGGCCAACTGATTTCTGTGCAACACTCTcctggaaaaatgttgtttcctttgttttcacACAACACATGAGGTTAAACCTTTGAGTGAGCCAGTATGGCACCCGGGTTTCACGATCAACTCAAGATAAACTCTGTATCAGATGAACAGATACATGCAAAGAGAAAAAGCTCATCTTTCATGtggctttttgcagatgatttcTGAAAGGATCATTATCACTGAGCCTGTGTGCATTCTCACAGGGTgaaaggaaaaggcaaaaccaGGCACGGCAGAGCGCACATACATCAGCCTAATCTTGTTGGCTGATGTGCTGAGAAGGCAGAGTTGTGACATGAATTTAGCCCATAACCTGAAGGTTACCATGAGAGCAAATGTGCCAGTCCTTGAGGCTGccaaacatttactgtatgtaCAAATACGAGACAACAGAGTATAAGAAATAACGTAAATATGGCACTCTAACAGCAACATTTATTCTGGTGGCACTGGGAGCAAACCACCTCATTAGAAATGATGCTGATTTCATGGGagacctcaaaaaaaaaaaattcataataCACATTAAAGGGAATGAATAATTAATACCTATTGAGTATTGGGGCTATAATGAGACGTATTCCACAATGGTGGAATATAAATTGGCCTGTCCAAACTATCCAAGAAAACCACCACTGAGTGaaacacataaattatacatgTCAAAATCATGTCCCTGCAGCGAAAAATCAGGTACTAGCAATGTACTGTATTAATGTTACTGACTTACATCATTAATGATTGATGCCAGCCTGTTGTACGAGCAGCTTCAAACACACAGTTTATCGAGATTATTATGTTTTGTGGTGTTTTGAACATTTTGAACTCAGTCTTCTTCATTTACCAGTTTTCTGCCAGCAATCCTTGATGATGATAATCACCAATCTCTCTACATTCATATACAGGAGATAAACtggcaaaatatttaaaaagtcacattttcagaGTCCTGGCTGCTCACCCAGGAACGTGTACAgtatattacaaaatatacaacaGGTACCAGGCAGGTAGCATTATCAGTAATCGGCACAGAAACAACAAATATCATAGACACTAATAAATAATGTTATTTACAATTGGCTCCAGTTTGGAAGTTTTTGCCTTTAGTTGTTCTTTCAGTGTTAAAACAAGTGTTTACATTTCATGTAAGATATGGCAAAGATATGTACAACTTAATTTAAGCAAATTACAGTTTCTTCACTTACAttcacaaaaaacattttacttttagtTAGCTTATGGCTTCAAGTTACGGAATACAGTGAGCATGAGATGCAGCACTTCCACACAAGTCAGTCTGAACACCCAGATACTGAAGTATTGAGTTtgctgttaaaaatgaaaactgccAATGACAGAGCTCCTGGCGACTGTGCGGCAGCCTGGTGCATGAGATGACACGGTCATGCGTCCACATGCTGGTTAGGTAACTTTGAATGGAATGCGTTATATGCAAAACAGAAGCACAGAACTGACTTGACTTCATTTCAACAGAGGCTACACTGTGTTTCCCATTGCACAGTATCCCTGCGTGGAGGGAAATCCATTCATCTTTTGCCCATCTCATCATCCTGCCCATCTCATCATCCTGATGGAAAACTCTTCTGGCTTCAGAGTCACAAGGTAGCAATTACTGCGAAAGGCTGAATTAATTTTGGGGACGATTTATGAAGGTTTTGTTTCTTGGTTCTGTTTGTTAAGAGAATCCAGTGCTCTCTGGGTCTCTTTCTGATCCTCTACAGAGCAGTTGGAGACAGCGTTAGCCATGATGCAGAACTTGCGCAGGAGGATCTCCCTGAGGAGCAGATAGACCCACGGGTCCAGGATCTGGTTGAGGGAGGCCAAGCGTATCGCAGTCAGAAAGAAATTACAGTCTAGATGGAAATCCCGATTGGAGGTGTGGTTGGATGTTACAGATGAATTACATTCATGGTACGACACCTGGCTGGAGATCATCCTCAGCATCAGCACCTGAAGGGAAGATGTTCGGGCagagctttattattttttacactGCGGAGAAAGCATGTCATTAAGTGACAAAAGCTTTAATTTATTGAACAAACACTTGCTGGTTGGAAGATAGACTaccaaaaaattattttcacagTTGGTCTCTGCTATCACAGAGCTGTGCCTTTTATTAATATCTCAGTGAGACTATTAAATATGACTGACAATGCATGATCTCATTACACACTATGCAGATCCCCAAACAGGGCTCCTAAGTGGATTACCTCTTAATGGCTAAAGACAGTAGCCTTTTAGAGAAAAAATACATGACATCATTTATGTGATGAGGAGTGGAGTTTGTGTAAGGCAGAGGGACAAAGGTATGggcacaaacacataaaaaacgTAGATGCTTTAAGTATTACTAAGGGCTATAACTACATGAAACTATAATAGTAAATTGTTATAAAATATGGCTACACACGCACACGTGGTTTTGGATATACTTTCATTAACAAAATGTATTCTACAGTCGCCTGTAAAAACATACCAGCAGAGGAGACCAGCATATAATCAGGACGCACATGATCCCTAACAACTGGACGACGGTCTCCGTGGTGAGTCGTTCCCACTGCTTTGAAGACTGAGAGGTTCCTGATTTGGTTTTACACCAGATAATTACGCCCCGAATCGTCATGACATTACAGAAAAGTGTTACAAGGAGAGCGGAGATCCCAAGTATGGCAAAAGTAGTGGAGAAGAATACATTGCCCGAGGTTTCGGTGTCAACCGTGGTGATGAAGCACCAAGTGCCCGGCCACTGGCGCGTGTATTTCCCGACCCCTGCGATGGGCAGCAGAGCAAATAGTAAAACAAGACACCATATAACGGCCAAAGTCTGCTTTGTCACACTTGTCTTCATGTGATTAGAGTACCAGTGGGGATTAGTTACAGCCATGGCCCTTTCGATCGCCATGGCACTCGCCATGAAGAGAGCGCACAGACCAAAAGTTGTCATGCACACGCCAAAAAAGGCGCATAAGTTCTCAGATGGGTCGATGCGAGTCCAGTTCAGATCAGCTCGGTACACCGAAATCACTATTGGACTTGTCAAAAGCTGTCCAAACAGGTCAGTCAACGCCAGAGATCCAATGCAAAGCAAGAaattctttttccttttattttccttttttctgtagGAGATATACACCAGGATAAGAGCTAACGAGTTGCCCACCATGCCAGTGATCATCATAGTTATAGGAAATCCAACTGATACATATCCGCGAGTGGAATTCTTTGTGTCATTGCTTTGGGGCAAAATCTTGGAGACGTTGGCGTCCAGCATATCTTCAGTAGTCGTGCGCAAGCTCCCTAGACAATCACAATTCACTGTAGTCATTCTTTTGGAAAATGTAAACTTACATACAGCAGTTAGTCCGTGTGCGTCGGTCCGGCAACATCTTGCGCTCCAAACTGTTCCATCCGAATGTGATGCGTAAAGCGCGCTGTGTCCTTTAAGCGCGGGAGGCGGGACTACTTAGGGTCCCGAGAAAGCCCATATTGTTAGTGTGCTGTAATAAAAGACTGTCCTTAAGCATCTAGAATAAGGTGCAGGCTTACGGGGTAAGTATTGGTCACACAGCTATCCTCTGGATGGGTGTCATTTTCTCATCTGGCAGGGAAGAGCACTTTCTATAACAGAGTTATATGCTGCCAAAAGGACAGGTACTGGAAAACTGACACACTCCGTGTAATAACTGAAAGCTCGTTTCcaccactggaaaaaaaaaaatgccactaaTAAGTCAAAATGTTGGGTTATTGTCTCAAAAATTCGATTTAATAATTCGAAATTTTaagttgttttctcattttCGATTTACTCAGAAATGTGAGCTAGTAAATTACAAATCTGAGataaagtctctctctctcttttttttgaggAAACATGCTTTTATCATTAACTCTTTACCAACGCAGCACATTTACCCAGCAGAGAATAATCTATTCTCTTTTCACCCTACACTGTCGAAACTAAGTTGCTGTCACTAAGACACTTCACACTGTTATActttcattttctgacatttgttGTGCTTGTTTTTCTAGCAGACCAAATAATTTTATCTTGCTTTACTGAATAAGCTACTCTATAAGGCCATTTTACTGTAGTGTATCCAGCCCTTAAATAAGTTTTACTGTATGTTTACATTTCTAATTTTGTAGTATTTATTTTCCTGAGCTTCAAACTGTATTATATACAGCTTTATATACATTTAGTAGTGTGTATTATGACGTAGTAGTTTTgtatattctttttatttataagtTTTATCCAATAAACCTATTTTTAAACAACCGATGATTTTAAGACCTAAATAAGCTTTCTTTGTGTAGTTTGTTGAACTATTTTGtcatgttgcattttttttaatccacttgAGCTATTTTGTTATAGTTACCCTGCCAAACACGAGAGctcgaaaagttttgaatgagtTCTGATTAAACAATCCATTAAAGTTTGGCTTAGATCCACCAAATTCTTCAAGGTTAACTTCATTTATTGGTCAGAATttgataacaacaacaacaaaaaagccttttaacttagaaactatgattcttacaagtatAGTGTGTATtatcaacatatagaaagtattgtataaagatttaaaacgTCACATTTGActtctgacctctccttcaggtcaataaattgatctgaaagTCAAACTGCTAATAATGTTATCTAGCAgtatttaaaactgtttcttacTGTCCTTGATTTACGGGGATTTTCTGACCTCttcaaggtcaaactttcataaaatgtcttatcTTTAATACTCTGCTTAATGCCTTTGTATTGGCAACACTTAGGAAATACCACTTAAATTTGGAGATTCTAAATATTATAGTTTCCAActaaatatgtcacatttgacctcatGTTAACGTACGTCTTTATTTCAAGTAGAGCCTAAAATATGttacacctttaaaaaaagtattaaaacaattaacccatgtaaaaaataaatatatcaggTATATTAAAATGGGCTCAAACAGGGCAAATCAAAGTGTGCACTTCGCacttgtttttaatgcactatgtttttgctttggcaACAGCAACGCTCACATTTTGagataaaatatacattaatatcTGTGCTAGGAAACTATGTGGCTCAAGTTTCTTTGTCCACTTGTTTATTGCTTTTAATATAATCAAAGGGAAAAAACGTAAACTTGATCAGTggtctctcccccccccccctttcaccTTTGGCATCAGAGGTCATcaaagtgtttgttttcatttccaatTAGAAGGTCCAGTATGTAAGCATTAATTTAAAACGTGTAACTTCGAGACCCAATGAGTTTAAATTTTTCATCCCTTCAGTTCAGATTACCAGCTTTGGCAACATCTGCCACCTGTTGACCACAAGAACAGTTCAATTACAGCAAAATGTTGATATAGTTGCCAACTTTGTGCAAACTGTTTTTCCACAGTCAGATTCAGAACTAAAGCCACTTGATTTAACACACCCCAAACAAAACGGTAAAATTAAACACAGAAGTATCAGGAAGCAATGTTGCCAGGATTTTATTTACACAAGTACATTTTaggagttttttttccccataaagaCGATACTGCCACACGTTACCAGAAATGTTACCCTTCCTGCACTAATCtggagcaaaaaaacaaaaacaaaaacaaaaaaacctactTTTGAAGTAAtttgtttcatgacaaatgaagagAATCTGTAGCATAAAGTAAAAATATGCCAcaatttattataaaaaaaaaaacaaaaaaacaaacctaaacCAAGCAACCAAGAATGTACTTAAAACAAGCATTATCAAAAAGTAAAATACTTACcttgaaaacacaaaatacagcaCATTtatcaggaaaataaaacaggccaAAATTCATTGCTACATTACATCTAAATTGGCTCTTAAGCACTTCACTCtgacttaaaaaataaacaatgtactTATTAGAAAAATCACTGGTGTCTCCTACggcccagaaaaaaaaaaaaaaaaaaaaaaagacaggtttTGCTCCAGTTCATTCATAAACTAAATGTAATGCATGAAGATATTAAGTTGAGTGGGTTTAAAATGGAATACAGCCTCTTGAACACTAGATCTGATTTTCATATAGGACCAAACATTTATGTTTATTGGAAACCTATACAAACACTTGTCACAGACTGGGATGTAGGTGGTTTTTAAAAGggagctgctgcttctccttTTCTGGGAGCGATTAAGACTTTGGAGATTTGATGAAGATATACTGAAgggatgttgttttttttttttttttggcaacacaACATGCACTTCCACTAGGATTCCTTTTCTTGTATTAAAGACAGTAAGaaagttatttcttttttgaacTGGAGCCAGAATGGGATGATCCTGAAGAGTGGCCACGCCGCctgaaatcaaacaaaacacCATGGGAAGAAGAAACAGGTTAGCATAATTAACCATTAACACTCAGTTATGTATACCAAATACAAGGTCAGAATATATAAAAGGCATTATAACACGGCAAAAGTGTGAACATATTTCTGTAAATCTGAATTCCCATAAGCGAGGCGACAGATGGCTAATAACAATCAGTGCCATTGTGGTATTCCACAGAAACCCAAACCTTTCGGACGAACGTGATCTAGAACGTCTCCGTTTTCTCCCTCCAGATGATGACCTGGAGCGACTGCGCTTCTGTCTCCTCTCaggtgaggaggagggggagtggGACCTCTTCCGGGGAGAGGAGCCCTTTCCAGACCTGGAGCTGGATCTTTATGAGGAATAAACCAAGCAGTGAGGTCAGTAAGGTATGACAGGGTCTCACCAATGTGGGCATCTCTATCAAGCTTCTCTGATTAGGAGCAGATTAGGAGCACTCAGATATGGATCGATGGAACGTCTTACTCAAGATGCTCTAAGGCTCTTTGGTTACTTGTCCATGAAATGggtttaaaatgtataaattgtTTAGGTTCATCTTAATATAGTCATATTAATTGAGTGGGTAAAGCACAAATCACTGCTGAGAGATGCTTGATAAAGACCCGAGATGTCTAGATGTACAAGCCACAGTAAGACTAGAACTCAGTACTATTTGTATTCTCAGGCCTAAACCTAAAGTATCCCCACATCAAGTCACTCAAAACTAACATTTCAGTTTGACTTTGccttatacatttttttttaatcttattaaaaaaaaaaaaaactaaaattatgcAGTCTCTGCTAAAACGTGAGCTAAAGCTGTTCTGGAGCTTTCTGCCCCACACATACACTCTCTAATAGGAGAGAGTGCATGTCACCTCATTCACCTGGAGCGGGACCTCGAGCGAGATCCAGATCTGGAACTGGATGAGCTTCTAGAGCGGgacctgaaagacaaaaaacacaaaacctttCCAATATTTTCTAAGCAAAGACAGAGCTATGCTGGCTGGCAATGAGGAAATGGACGGGCATTATTATAACTACTAGCAAGTTACTCGATACTTAAAACTGCCTTAAAGCATCGGCAAGTATTCAATATACCTACAGGATGACTAGAAATAAAGtaatgaaaacaggaaaaacaccaAAATCCTACACACATGTATCCCATATGGATGGTGCACGTGAATATGGGGTTAGGGTTTCGAAGAGAGAGGACAACAAATGAGCACAACAGGACATTTAATTGATGTCGATCAGTAAATCAGAAGAAGATTGAGCCGATACTGACATTTTGCCCGGAGTTACCCTTGACCTGTACCCTTTTACCTGGACCTAGACCGTGAACTGGAGCTGGAAGAGCGCGAGGATGAGCGGGAACGGGAGCGAGAAGAACCGGAGCGGCTGCCCTTTTTCTTAGCTGGCTTATCGTCATCGTCGTCGCTGGCATTCAGGTCGTACTTTGACAGGTCACCATCCTCGTCTtcgtcttcatcatcatcatcatcatcatcatcctcatcctcatcctgtagaggaagtgtttttgttttttataaaataaatggatattatccagcttttttaaaatttacaggTCCAATCATCAATCATACATCCAATTTGTATTTGGACAGGTCAccatcatcttcatcctcctcctcttcctcctcttcctcttttgctacttctttcttttcactttcttttgaGGAAGATGTGCTGTTGCTCTTCCCGcggaattttttctttttcctaccAAACTGCGGGGATACGAAATAGCACATCTTTATAAATATGAACTCTGCCAATGCAGACTTCCTCTGAAGCTAAAAATCTTTCACCCATCAAATATCACAACGGCGATCTTTGGGTACCAGTGGGGACTTACTTCATCATATTCTCCATCAGATTCTTCCCGTTCAATATATTCCACATTCTCCCTTTCATTG
Proteins encoded:
- the ptger3 gene encoding prostaglandin E2 receptor EP3 subtype; this encodes MTTVNCDCLGSLRTTTEDMLDANVSKILPQSNDTKNSTRGYVSVGFPITMMITGMVGNSLALILVYISYRKKENKRKKNFLLCIGSLALTDLFGQLLTSPIVISVYRADLNWTRIDPSENLCAFFGVCMTTFGLCALFMASAMAIERAMAVTNPHWYSNHMKTSVTKQTLAVIWCLVLLFALLPIAGVGKYTRQWPGTWCFITTVDTETSGNVFFSTTFAILGISALLVTLFCNVMTIRGVIIWCKTKSGTSQSSKQWERLTTETVVQLLGIMCVLIICWSPLLVLMLRMISSQVSYHECNSSVTSNHTSNRDFHLDCNFFLTAIRLASLNQILDPWVYLLLREILLRKFCIMANAVSNCSVEDQKETQRALDSLNKQNQETKPS
- the zranb2 gene encoding zinc finger Ran-binding domain-containing protein 2 isoform X3; translation: MSGKSFRVSDGDWICPDKKCGNVNFARRTSCNRCGREKTTEAKMMKAGGTEIGKTLAEKSRGLFSANDWQCKTCGNVNWARRSECNMCNTPKYAKLEERTGYGGGFNERENVEYIEREESDGEYDEFGRKKKKFRGKSNSTSSSKESEKKEVAKEEEEEEEEDEDDGDLSKYKLDDEDEDDDDDDDDEDEDEDGDLSKYDLNASDDDDDKPAKKKGSRSGSSRSRSRSSSRSSSSSSRSRSRSRSRSSSSSRSGSRSRSRSRSSSRSGKGSSPRKRSHSPSSSPERRQKRSRSRSSSGGRKRRRSRSRSSERRRGHSSGSSHSGSSSKKK
- the zranb2 gene encoding zinc finger Ran-binding domain-containing protein 2 isoform X1, which codes for MSGKSFRVSDGDWICPDKKCGNVNFARRTSCNRCGREKTTEAKMMKAGGTEIGKTLAEKSRGLFSANDWQCKTCGNVNWARRSECNMCNTPKYAKLEERTGYGGGFNERENVEYIEREESDGEYDEFGRKKKKFRGKSNSTSSSKESEKKEVAKEEEEEEEEDEDDGDLSKYKLDDEDEDDDDDDDDEDEDEDGDLSKYDLNASDDDDDKPAKKKGSRSGSSRSRSRSSSRSSSSSSRSRSRSRSRSSSSSRSGSRSRSRSRSSSRSGKGSSPRKRSHSPSSSPERRQKRSRSRSSSGGRKRRRSRSRSSERFGFLWNTTMALIVISHLSPRLWEFRFTEICSHFCRVIMPFIYSDLVFGIHN
- the zranb2 gene encoding zinc finger Ran-binding domain-containing protein 2 isoform X2 → MSGKSFRVSDGDWICPDKKCGNVNFARRTSCNRCGREKTTEAKMMKAGGTEIGKTLAEKSRGLFSANDWQCKTCGNVNWARRSECNMCNTPKYAKLEERTGYGGGFNERENVEYIEREESDGEYDEFGRKKKKFRGKSNSTSSSKESEKKEVAKEEEEEEEEDEDDGDLSKYKLDDEDDDDDDDDEDEDEDGDLSKYDLNASDDDDDKPAKKKGSRSGSSRSRSRSSSRSSSSSSRSRSRSRSRSSSSSRSGSRSRSRSRSSSRSGKGSSPRKRSHSPSSSPERRQKRSRSRSSSGGRKRRRSRSRSSERFGFLWNTTMALIVISHLSPRLWEFRFTEICSHFCRVIMPFIYSDLVFGIHN